A genomic window from Silene latifolia isolate original U9 population chromosome 11, ASM4854445v1, whole genome shotgun sequence includes:
- the LOC141613415 gene encoding uncharacterized protein LOC141613415, producing the protein MSETSSASIVPACTPQCIQVDDVHGGNHLSLIVTPGGSEEWIRNVATQFTPRIGQSFATLDECIEFYETYADACGFEPRKSSTKRFRGSGDIKTKLIVCNREGFRDTQPKVLPSNGEEEKRIKPYDPKKTKITRIGCKAKILFRFVLKEIDQVKVPLFVVDQFHAAHNHLLCPLKYKEFQNKSRHLNLHQNQTIIDNCKVNIGPTTTFRSYKEYVDGYQNVGACLTDFKNFGREVKCFIGQRDAQMFINQLEVLSETRPVPAVFKTRPPLLHVAHHAKLPKSFFKRFENPHAHLWNFGCASEFYGSKQRYTQKSLDRDIDLSLPVTKTMLHLEIHASTVYTHALFYEFQKQCVSSLNSCSAGDSSRDSTTRFLDIEDAILRTTYTVAFNPTTFDAKCSCKMFERKGYICKHIIWILLGKGVRKIPEQYLLSRWTKNTKKMPLYDVHGQLIDDFDSLDVSKLQISNVWSEFYSNCLSIKSLPENHVNRID; encoded by the exons ATGTCAG AGACTTCTTCTGCTTCTATTGTACCTGCTTGTACTCCACAATGCATACAAGTTGATGATGTGCATGGTGGAAATCACCTTTCTTTGATTGTCACCCCTGGAGGTTCTGAGGAGTGGATACGGAATGTTGCCACTCAATTTACACCTAGAATAGGACAAAGTTTTGCTACCTTAGATGAGTGTATCGAATTTTATGAAACTTATGCGGACGCTTGCGGATTTGAACCAAGAAAGTCTTCAACTAAAAGGTTTCGTGGTAGTGGTGATATAAAGACAAAACTGATTGTCTGTAATAGAGAAGGGTTTAGGGATACTCAGCCGAAAGTGTTACCATCTAATGGTGAAGAGGAGAAAAGGATCAAACCATATGATCCTAAGAAGACCAAGATTACTAGGATTGGTTGTAAGGCCAAGATTTTATTCAGATTTGTCCTCAAAGAAATTGACCAAGTTAAAGTCCCACTTTTTGTTGTTGATCAGTTTCATGCTGCCCATAATCACCTTCTTTGTCCACTAAAGTATAAAGAATTTCAGAACAAATCCAGACACCTTAATTTACATCAAAATCAAACAATCATTGACAATTGCAAGGTGAATATCGGCCCAACGACTACTTTCAGGTCTTataaggagtatgttgatggttATCAAAATGTGGGAGCTTGTTTGACCGACTTTAAAAATTTTGGTAGGGAAGTCAAGTGTTTTATCGGGCAGCGGGATGCTCAAATGTTCATAAATCAGCTTGAAGTGCTTTCTGAAACTAGGccag TGCCTGCTGTTTTTAAGACACGCCCACCGttattgcatgtggcacatcatgCGAAATTACCGAAAAG CTTCTTCAAGCGGTTCGAGAATCCTCATGCACACTTGTGGAATTTTGGTTGCGCTTCCGAGTTCTATGGATCAAAGCAAAGATACACCCAAAAGTCCCTTGATAGAGACATTGATCTCTCTCTACCTGTAACCAAAACCATGCTTCATCTTGAGATTCATGCATCCACTGTGTACACACACGCACTCTTTTATGAATTCCAAAAGCAGTGTGTCTCTTCTTTGAATTCATGTAGCGCTGGAGATTCTTCAAGGGATTCCACTACAAGGTTTCTTGATATTGAAGATGCAATATTGCGTACTACGTACACTGTAGCATTTAATCCCACAACTTTtgatgcaaaatgttcatgtaaGATGTTTGAGAGGAAGGGATACATCTGCAAACACATTATTTGGATTTTATTAGGTAAAGGGGTTAGGAAGATACCTGAACAGTACCTTTTGAGTAGGTGGACAAAGAACACCAAGAAGATGCCTCTTTATGATGTGCACGGGCAGTTGATCGATGATTTTGATTCCTTAGATGTGAGTAAGCTGCAGATTTCAAATGTTTGGTCAGAGTTCTACTCAAACTGTCTCTCGATAAAATCTCTGCCTGAAAATCACGTGAATCGAATCGACTGA